In Hymenobacter sp. DG01, one genomic interval encodes:
- a CDS encoding Y-family DNA polymerase → MFGLLDINNFYCNCESVFQPKLQGKPVVVLSNNDGCIISRSAEAKALGFQMGDPYFQVKEELERHKAHVFSSNYPLYGDMSRRVMYCLAQTAPEVEIYSIDEAFMDLHGMERYCGSLDTFARNLRAKVLKRTGLPNCVGVAPTKTLAKLANRIAKKNPEHQGVVYLDTEERRRWALEQVAVEDVWGVGRQYAQTLTAAGIYTAAELAACADSFARKHLGGVVGARLVRELQGYSCQGLAPSEDGTLRRQSICCSRTFGQALSSFDDVLGAVATFLSRGAEKLRKQGDAAHILTIFISKSRYGLEPPPYSFSAVVTLPVATSDTSELLAQARAALSAMWQPGRYVKAGIVLDGLEPAGQVQLSLFCAEPPSEKRSQIMAEMDALNRRFGKNTVRLATAVPAPGLEVAPWTAKAAWKTPAYTTRFKDLLWVKS, encoded by the coding sequence ATGTTCGGGTTGCTCGATATCAACAACTTTTATTGCAACTGCGAGTCTGTTTTCCAGCCCAAGCTGCAGGGAAAGCCCGTGGTGGTGCTGTCAAACAATGACGGCTGTATCATCAGCCGCTCGGCCGAGGCGAAGGCCCTGGGCTTTCAGATGGGTGATCCATACTTTCAGGTGAAAGAGGAGCTGGAGCGCCACAAAGCCCACGTATTCAGCTCCAACTATCCTTTGTATGGAGATATGTCGCGGCGGGTGATGTACTGCCTGGCGCAGACCGCCCCCGAGGTTGAAATCTATTCCATCGACGAGGCCTTTATGGACCTGCACGGCATGGAGCGCTACTGCGGTAGCCTGGATACCTTCGCCCGTAATCTGCGGGCCAAGGTGCTGAAGCGCACGGGCTTGCCTAACTGCGTCGGCGTGGCCCCCACAAAAACGCTGGCCAAGCTGGCTAACCGCATCGCTAAGAAGAACCCTGAGCATCAGGGCGTGGTGTACCTCGATACCGAGGAGCGCCGGCGCTGGGCTCTGGAGCAGGTAGCCGTGGAGGATGTTTGGGGAGTTGGCCGCCAGTACGCGCAGACGCTCACGGCCGCGGGCATTTACACTGCCGCTGAGCTGGCGGCGTGCGCCGACTCGTTTGCCCGCAAGCACCTGGGCGGCGTAGTCGGCGCGCGCCTGGTACGCGAGCTGCAGGGCTATTCCTGTCAGGGGCTGGCGCCGAGCGAGGACGGTACCCTACGCCGGCAAAGTATCTGCTGTTCCCGCACCTTTGGCCAGGCCCTCAGCTCCTTTGACGATGTATTGGGTGCCGTAGCTACATTTCTCTCCCGAGGTGCCGAGAAGCTGCGTAAACAGGGCGATGCGGCTCACATTCTGACCATCTTTATCAGCAAGAGCCGCTACGGGCTGGAGCCCCCGCCCTATTCGTTTTCCGCTGTGGTAACGCTGCCGGTAGCCACGTCAGATACCAGTGAGTTGCTGGCTCAGGCGCGGGCCGCGTTGTCGGCCATGTGGCAGCCGGGTCGCTATGTGAAAGCGGGCATTGTGCTCGATGGGCTGGAGCCGGCCGGCCAGGTGCAACTGTCCTTATTTTGCGCTGAGCCCCCATCAGAGAAGCGAAGCCAGATTATGGCGGAAATGGATGCCCTAAACCGGCGCTTTGGCAAGAA
- a CDS encoding cupin domain-containing protein, which produces MLQTTIGLCALCCALSLPVFAQSKIATTGAPAPATPKGQRAPAQYFTGTAWISYLVADDSTYQCVVGNVAFEPGARTNWHRHPSGQILLVTEGVGYYQEKGQPRRQLRKGDVIQARPGVEHWHGASAKHAMTHVAIVPNTEKGAAVWLQPVTEEQYLSPSSK; this is translated from the coding sequence ATGCTACAAACAACCATTGGCCTGTGCGCCCTGTGCTGTGCGCTTAGCCTACCTGTGTTTGCGCAGTCCAAAATAGCCACCACGGGTGCGCCGGCACCCGCTACACCCAAGGGCCAGCGGGCGCCGGCCCAGTACTTCACGGGCACTGCGTGGATATCTTACCTGGTCGCCGACGACAGCACCTACCAGTGCGTGGTGGGCAACGTGGCGTTTGAGCCCGGGGCCCGCACCAACTGGCACCGCCACCCCAGCGGGCAAATCCTGCTGGTGACCGAGGGCGTGGGCTATTACCAGGAAAAAGGCCAGCCCCGCCGCCAGCTGCGCAAGGGCGACGTCATCCAGGCCCGGCCCGGGGTCGAGCACTGGCACGGGGCTTCGGCCAAACATGCCATGACCCACGTGGCCATCGTGCCCAACACGGAGAAGGGCGCGGCCGTCTGGCTGCAGCCGGTCACTGAAGAGCAATATCTAAGCCCGAGCTCAAAATGA
- a CDS encoding LexA family transcriptional regulator — translation MQNVELIPVPDTGIPFLLPLFSCAVPAGFPSPASDEIEEMFDLNRLLLRHPDATYLVRVMGESMAGAEIHEGDLLAVDKQMEADHNHIVVAVIDGECTVKRLWCEDGAWWLKPENPAFKPWQIHDAGDVQIWGVVTHVLHELIPGKMSALLRTRD, via the coding sequence ATGCAAAACGTAGAACTCATTCCGGTTCCTGATACCGGAATTCCCTTTCTGCTACCTTTATTCAGCTGCGCCGTACCAGCCGGCTTCCCGAGCCCGGCCAGTGACGAAATAGAGGAAATGTTTGACCTGAACCGGTTGCTGCTACGGCATCCGGACGCAACGTACCTGGTACGGGTAATGGGAGAAAGCATGGCGGGCGCGGAGATCCACGAGGGCGACTTACTGGCCGTCGATAAGCAGATGGAAGCCGACCATAATCATATTGTGGTGGCCGTGATTGATGGAGAATGCACCGTGAAGCGCTTATGGTGCGAGGATGGAGCGTGGTGGCTGAAGCCCGAAAATCCGGCCTTTAAACCTTGGCAGATTCACGATGCCGGCGACGTGCAGATATGGGGCGTGGTAACCCATGTGCTGCATGAGCTGATTCCAGGTAAGATGAGCGCCTTACTGCGCACCAGAGATTAG